Below is a window of Streptomyces qaidamensis DNA.
GGGCCGGTCGAAGCCGATCAGCAGCCGCAGCAGGGTCGACTTGCCGCAGCCGCTCGGGCCGACGACCGCGACGAACTCGCCCGGCCGCACCTCGAACGACACGTCGTCCAGGACCAGCGGGCCGTCGTCCGCGTAGCGGAAGGACACCCGCCGGGCCTCGATCGCACCCGTCAGCGGACCCGGCCGGGTGCTCGCCGTACGCACCTCCGGCGTAGCGTCCAGCACCGGCTTGATCTCCTCGAACAGCGGCAGCGCCGCCACCGCCGAGACGAACGCGCCCGTCAGCTGGGTGACGGAGGTCAGCACCATCGTCACCGAGGTGTTGAAGGTGAGGAACGCCGCCGCCGACATCGAGCCGCGGGCCGGACCGGCCAGCAGCATGAACATCAGCAGGGTGCACAGCGGCAGGTACACCGAGCCCAGCACCGTCGTGAGGTTCTTGATGCGGCCGACCTTCTGCTGGAGCTCCCGGCTGCGCGCGAACTCCGACGCCCACGCGGCGTACGCGTAGTTCTCGGCGGCGGCCACCCGCAGCTTGGGCAAGCCCCGCAGGGTCTGGAACGCCTGGTTGTTCAGCTTGTTGGAAAGCACCACGAGACGCCGCTGCCAGCGCACCTGCCACAGCCCGAGCCCGAGGAACACCGCCGCGATGACGACGAGCATGCCGATCGCGGCCATCGCCATCGGCACGCTGTACCAGAGCAGCAGCCCCAGGTTCATCGCGCCGACCGTCACGGACTGGGCGACTGTCGGCCCGACTCCCGCCAGCAGCCGGCGGATCGAGCTGATGCCCATGGCCGCACTGGCCAGCTCGCCCGTGGAGCGCTCGGTGAAGAACCTCGTCGGCAGCCTCAGCAGCCGGTCCCACACCGCCGGCTGGAGCGTGGCCTCGATCCGGCCCTCGATCCGCAGGATGGTGAGGTTCTGCAACAGCATGAAGGCCGCCGCCACCACACTGCTCAGCAACACCGCAAGGCACACCTGCACGATCAGGTCCGTCTGCGCCTTCGGCACGAACTCGCCCAGTACCTTGCCGGTCGCGATGGGCACCAGCGCGCCGATCGCCACCGTCACCAGACCGCTGAGCAGCAGGCCCGTCAGATCGCCGCGCATGCCCTGCATACAGAACCGCAGCAGCCGCAGCGGACTGAGCCCCTGCTCCGGCAGGGGGCGGTAGAACATCACCGCGCGCGGCTCGAACTCGTCGGCGTTCGCCTTCTCGACCGGCGTCTCACGTCCGGTCGAAGGATGCACCGCGACGTAACCGCCGCGCCGCCACAGCAGCGCGACCGGCGCGCCCGACAGGGCCCGTTGGCCCACCAGCGGCCCCACGTTGTCCCGCCACCAGCGGCCGTCGAGCCGTACGGCCCGGGCCCGCACGCGGGAGGCCAGGGCGATCTGCTCGACCGGGTCGAGGCGGTCGCCGCCGGTGCCCTTCCGGGTCGGCTCGGTGATCCGGATCCCGGCGGCCTGCCCGACCAGCTTGCAGGCCGCGTACGTGGCGTCCGCGTCGGCCGCGGTCGTGCGCTTCGAGGAGCGTTTGCCGATGGAGGCGAGCAGCGTCTGGTCGGCCTGGACGCGCACCGCCTCACCGGCCTTGATGCCTTCGGCCGTGCGGGTCTCGTGAGTGCGCTCCAGCTGCTCGATCCAGCGGTCCAGCGTCGTCAGCAGCCGGTACTGCTGGTCGACCACGGACTGCCACAGCGCGGGGTCCATCAGCAGGTCGGCCGCGGCCTCCGCGCCGTACAGCGAGCCGTACTGCACGCTGCCCGGCGGGACCTGCATCCAGAACACGTCGTCATCGGTGGGCGCCGCGGCCCGCTCGGTGGCCATCGGCGCCTGGAAGAGGATGGACAGGCTGCGGCCGACCCCGAGGGCGAGCGCGTACTCCAGCGGGCTCGTCGTCGGCGGCACGTACTGCGGGTTGCCGTACTCGTCGTAGGACCAGGTCGCCGTGTGGGCGGGCTGGTACAGCTCGCGCAGGCCGATGCGGTGCACCACGCAGTCCCGTAGCGGCCGGGCCACCAGGGTGTGCTGCGGTCCCGGCACCGGGCCGAGCACCAGCGAGCCCGCCTCCAGCCGGCCCAGATGGTGCCAGTGGCCCTGCTGTCCGGCATCGACCGCGAACAGGTCGACGGCGCCGGACGCGACCAGCCACAGCACCTGCGGGCCTTCGAGGTCGAGACGGTTGAACCCGGCGCAGTCGATGCGCGAGCCCATCTGCCCGAAGGCACCCAGCACGAGGTCGCCGTCGTGCCCTTCGTGGACGGCCGTCATCTCACCGCTCCCTGACCAGTGCCGCGTACGCGCCGCCGCGGGCCACCAGGTCCTCGTGCCGTCCCCGTTCCACGACCGTGCCGTGCTGCAGGACGACGATCTCGTCGCTGTCGCGCACCGTGCTCAGCCGGTGCGCGATCACCACGCAGGCGCAGCCGCGCCGGCGCAGGTTGTCCATCACGACCTGTTCGGTCTCCGCGTCCAGCGCGCTCGTCACCTCGTCGAGCACCAGGATGCTCGGGCGGCGCACCAGCGCCCGGGCGATCTCCAGGCGCTGGCGCTGCCCGCCGGAGAAGTTGCGGCCGTCCTGTTCGACCTTGCTGTGGATGCCGCCGGGCCGGCGGGTGATCACGTCGTACAGGGCGGCGTCGCGCAGCGCGTCCTCCACCGCGTCGTCCGGGATCGACGGGTCCCACAGCGCCACGTTGTCGCGGACGGTGCCCTCGAAGAGGAACACGTCCTGGTCGACGAAGGAGACCGAGGCGGCCAGCGCCCCGCGCGGGATGTCCTCGATGCGCTGCCCGTCGATGCGGATCACGCCCTCCCACGGCGCGTACAGCCCGGAGATCATCCGGGACACCGTGGACTTGCCGCTGCCCGAACCGCCCACCAGCGCCACCTGCTGCCCGGGGCCGACCGTCAGGTCGAAGCCGGTGAGCAGCGGCTTGTCGAGCGGGCTGTAGCCGAACGTGATGTTCTCCAGTTCGACGTGGCCCTGGAGGCGGCGCGTGGACTCGCTCCCGCCGGGCCGGCCGTAGAGCGGGTCGGCCTTGAAGTTCTCCACGTCCTTCAGCCGGGCCACGTCCGCCGCGAAGTCCTGGATACGCCCCGCGACACCGTTCAGCCGGGTAAGCGGGGCCGTGAACCGGGCGACCAGAGCCTGGAAGGCGACCAGCAGACCGACCGAGATGTGTCCCTCGACCGCCCGCATACCGCCGATCCAGAGGAGCAGCGCGCTGTTGACGGTGGCCAGCGTCGGTGCGACCACGCCCAGCCAGGCACTCGGCACGCCCAGGCGCTGCTGCTCCTCCAGGGTGGTGGCGTGCTGCCCGGCCCACTTGCGGAAGTAGCCGTCCTCGCCGCCGGTCGCCTTCATCGTCTCGATCAGCTGAAGGCCCGTGTAGGCGGTGTTGGTGAGCCGGGCCGAGTCCGCGCGCAGCTTCGCCGTGCGCGTCGCCCGCAGCCGGATCACCACCCGCATGGCCACGATGTTCAGCAGGGCCACGCCGATGCCCACGAACGTGAGCTGCGGGTCGTAGGTGTACAACAGCACCGCGTACAGGACGACCACGACCGCGTCCACACCCGCCGCCGCGAGGTCGCGGGACAGGGTCTCGGACACCGCGTCGTTGGACTGCAGGCGCTGCACCAGATCGGCCGGGCTGCGCTGGGAGAAGAACGTCACCGGCAGCCGCAGCAGATGCCGCAGGAAACGGGCGCTGGACAGGGTGGAGGAGATGATGCGGCCGCGCAGCAGGTTGGCCTGCTGGAGCCAGGTCAGCACCACCGTGAGCAGCACGCACGCCCCCATCGACGGGAACAGCACGCCGAGCAGCGAGGTCTGGTTGCCGATCAGGAACTCGTCGATGTAGGTGCGGCTCAGCGCGGGCACCGCGGCGCCGACCGCCACCAGCAGCAGACTCGCCAGCACCGCCGCGGGCATCGTGCCCGCCGTGCCGCGCAGCCGGGCCGGCATCGCGCCCAGGACGCCGGGCTTGCGGCCGCCGCGGGCGAAGTCCTCACCGGGCTCCATCACCAGCACGACACCGGTGAAGCTGCCGTCGAAGTCCTCCATGGGGATGAACCGGCGGCCCTTGCCGGGGTCGTTGATGTAGACACCCCGGCGGCCGAAGCGCCGGCCCATGCCGTCGTAGACGACGTAGTGGTTGAACTCCCAGAACAGGATGGCCGGCGACGTCACCTCGGCGAGGGCTGCCAGGTCCATCTGCATGCCCTTGGCCGTCAGGCCGTAGGAGCGGGCCGCCTTCAGCAGGTTGCTCGCGCGCGAGCCGTCCCGGGAGACGCCGCAGGCGATGCGCAGCTCTTCCAGCGGGACGTGCTTGCCGTAGTGGCCGAGCACCATCGCCAGGGAGGCGGCGCCGCACTCGACGGCCTCCATCTGGAGCACGGTGGGCGTGCGGACGGTCTTCGCCCGGGCTTTGGGCACCTTGCGTTTCGGCGGGGCGGCGCGTCGCCTGCTCCGGGGCTCCTGTGCGGTGGCGCTCATGGCAGCAGCCAGTCGACGGGGCGCTGGTCGGACAGCCGGATCGAACCGGAGGCCGGTGTCATCGAGGCCAGCTTGTACGGGGGTCCGTCCGCGGAGGACCACTTGTAGCCGCTCTTCGTGGCGGAGGACTTGTCCAGCCGGACCGTCACGGCCACCGGTCTGCCCTTCTTGGTGAACTGCTCGCCCAGCTGGCTGTCCCCGAGGAACGCGGCGATCTGCTGCGGGGACTGCGCCGAGCGGTCCACCGACTTCACATGGCCGCGCAGCACGCCGTACTCCTGAGTCGGCACCGACTGCACGGTCAGGTCCACGGCCGCGTCGTCGGGAATCGAGGCGGCGTTCTCGGCGGGGACGTACACGGTCGCGTAGAGCGGGTCGTTGGTGTGGGCGACCTTCTCGACGGCGGCGACGTTCGCGCCGGTCCGGATGATCTGCCCGACGGTCGCGGCGAGCGCGGAGACACGGCCCGCGTCGAGCGTGCGGACGACCGTTTCTCCGTTGCCCGTACGGACCTTGAGCACGGGGGAGTCGGCGGGCAGCTGCTCGCCCTGCTTGGCCAGCACCGCGGTGACCTGGCCCGCGACGGGGCTCTGCAGGACGTAACTGCCCTGCCCGTGCGTGATGATGGCGGGTGCGCTGACGGTGGAGGTCACCGAGCCGGTCACCGCCCACACCGAGGCGGCGGCCATCGCGACCACCGTCACCGAGAGCACGAGCCAGCCCTGCGGGCGGGCGAAGCGCACCGGCAGGTCGAGTTCCTCCGGTGACTGGAGCTTGGCGAGGGCCTGTTGGCGGAACTGCAAGGAACTTCCCTCACCCGTGGAAGAGGTACGGACGGCCGAGGCAGGGGCTTGTACGGAAACCGAAGAACCCGGAACCGCCGGCTGCGGTTCCGGGAATCAACGGCACAAGGGCTCGATCAGAGGCCGGAGACCAGGCCGGTGACCGGGGCCGTGTTGAGGCCGGTGACGCCCTCGACGGTGCCGACGGCGGTGTCCACCAGGCCGGAGACGGGGGCAATGCCGTCAACGGTGTCGGTGACGGTGTTCACGGCGTTCACGGACAGGCCGCCGGAGATGGCGTCGAGCTGGGCGTCAGCGATCTCGACGGTCTCAACCTGGGGGGTGGAGTTCATGATGGAACTTCCCTTCATATGGATATCTCACAAGGGGGGAGCGGCCCCCTCTGGGGACAGATGACGGCCGCGACCGCGAGCACCGGGCATCCGTTTCCGAGTGCCCTGAGCGGCCCCCGCGGTGCGATGGATCAAAGCACGCCGCTGCTCCGCGCTTCCAATCAATCACCTGCCTCACCAGGCAACTTGCGCCCCAGCGGCACCGATCCGTGCAGGTCCGTGCACCGCTTGGCGGCGAGTCCTTCACATGCGGCACCGCATCGGCGCATTCCGGCCCTTGCCCGGCGGGGCGGCGAATCCGGCACTCCCGCCCCAAAGGCGTGTCCGACCCGGCCGGGGTGTGGATAACCCTCATTTCGGTGACCGGGTTGAGCATTCGATGTGCAGATTCGCTGAAGCCGGGATTTGGATCCGTGACCGCGACGGATCGTTTCCGGACGGATACGGAGTGTTGCGTTCCGCCCGGTCGGCGGGCGCCCGTCGCTGAAAGGCCGTCATCCGGCCATGGATCTCCCCGGGCCGGCGCGACCGGCTCTGCCGGACCGGCCCCGTGTGAACAGGGCGGCAGGGGACCGCGCGGTCGCCGTGCGGACGACGGGAGTTGGCTGATTCCGCGATGCGAAGGGATCACTTGCAATCGGAATTGAACGCCCCGTGCGGCCCGTGCGTACCAACAGCCATCCAGGCGCCCCCCAGAAGCTGCCGGACGGCGGCACCTACTCCGTTCCCCAGGAGGAGAGAAGTTTGAGTCACAAGCGAATTCCGAAGCGCAAGGCCGCGATAGCGGCGGGCAGCGTGGTGGCGCTCGGCGCGGCCGCGATCCTGCTTCCCAACGCCAACGCCTCGCAGGACGGTTCGTCCGACGACGCGGCGGCCGCGCCGAAGACCCTGAAGGCGGGCGACGCCTCGGATCTCGCCTCGCAGCTCTCCGGGCTCCTCGGTGAGGCGTTCGGCGGCTCCTACTACGACGGCGACAGCCAGCAGCTCGTCGTCAACGTCGTACCGGGCGACAACAACAACGTGATCGTGCAGGCGAAGGCGGCCGGCGCGAAAGTCCGCGAGGTCGAGAACAGCTGGTCGGAGCTTCGGGACGGCGCCTCGACGCTGAAGTCCGAGGCGACCATCGCCGGCACCGCGTGGTCGATCGACCCGCGCACCAACAAGCTCCTGGTGACGGCGGACAGCACCGTGACCGGCGCCAAGTGGGACAGACTGGAATCCACCGTGCAGGAGCTCGGCTCCGGCATGGCCACCATCAAGAAGTCCTCCGGCACCTTCAAGCCGTTCGTCTCCGGAGGCGACGCCATCTTCGCGGGCGGCTCGCGCTGCTCCCTCGGCTTCAACGTCACCGCGGGCGACGGCTCGCCCGCCTTCCTGACGGCCGGTCACTGCACCCTCGGCGGCAACGAGTGGTCGGACACCCAGGGCGGCCAGCCGATCGCCACCGTCGACCAGTCGACGTTCCCGGGCAACGGTGACTTCGCACTCGTGAAGTACGACGACCCGGCGACCGAGGCGCCCAGCGAGGTCAACACCGGCGACCAGACCGTCCCGATCACCGAGGCCGCGGAGGCGACCGTCGGCCAGGAGGTCTTCCGGATGGGCAGCACCACCGGGCTCGCCGACGGCCAGGTCCTCGGCCTGGACGCCACGGTGAACTACCCGGAGGGCACCGTCACCGGCCTCATCCAGACCAACGTCTGCGCCGAGCCCGGCGACAGCGGCGGCTCGCTGTTCACCCGGGACGGTCTCGCCATCGGCCTGACCTCCGGTGGCAGCGGCGACTGCACGGTCGGCGGCGAGACGTTCTTCCAGCCGGTGACCACCGCCCTGGAAGCGGTCGGCGCGACCCTCGGCGCGGGCGGCGGTGCCGGCGCCGGTGACGAGGCCGGTGCGGGTCAGGAAGCCGGTGCGGGCGAAGAGGCCGGTGCGGGCCAGGAAGCCGGTGCCGGTGAAGAGGCCGGTGCGGGCGCCGGCGAGGAAGCCGGAGCCGGGCAAGAGGCCGGTGCCGGTGAACAGGCCGGAGGCGACCAGGCCGGTGCCGGTGCGGGTGCCGGTCAGGACGCGGGCCAGGGTGTCGAGGACAACTCCGGTCTGACCGAGAGCCGCTGACCCCTTCTCAGCCGTCGGCAGCCGGTCCGACGCCGCCGGCCCGGTTCCGCCCCCTTCCTGGCGGACCCGGGCCGGCCACCGGCGTTCCCGGCCCGGGTCGCCGTCGCGCCCCGCGACCTACCCGAGGGCCCTGATCAGCAACAGGGCGATGTCGTCCGGCCGTTCCTCCCCGTCCGCGCGCTGCCGCTGCTGATGGACGAGGCTGTCGGCCAGCTCGTCCAGCGGCTGGTCCCCGGCGTCGCCCAGCCGCCGGCCCAGATCCGCGAGCGCCTCCTCGAAGTCCGTGCCGGGGGATTCGACCAGCCCGTCGGTGTAGAGGACGAGGAGCGAACCGGGAGCCAGCGCGACCTCCGTCGTCGGGTACACCGCCGAGGCGTCGATGCCCAGCAGCGGGCCGCCCGCCAGGTCGAGCACGCGCACCCGGCCGTCCGGACGTCTCAGCAGCGGCGGGGGATGGCCCGCCCGGGACATCACGGCCCGCCCGTGCTCCGGGTCGAGCCGCAGGTACAGGCAGCTGGCGAACAGATCGGACCCCAGGTCGAGCAGCAGCCGGTTGGTGCTCCGCATGACCTCCTCGGGCGCCTGCCCCACGGTCGTGTACGCGCGCACCGCGGTGCGGACCTGCCCCATCAGTCCGGCCGCCGTGACGTTGTGGCCCTGGACGTCGCCGATCACGGCCGCCGCCGTCCCCTGGGTGCCGACCAGATCGTAGAAGTCCCCGCCGATGTCCATGCCCTGAGTGGCCGGCACATAGCGGCCGACCGCCTCGATGCCGGGCAGCGACGGCAGGGAGTGGGGCAGCAGCGCCTCCTGGAGGCCGTGCGCGAGCCGGTGCTTGGCGTCGTAGAGCAGCGCCCGCTCCAGCGCCTGGGCGATCAGCCCGGCCATGCTGGTCATCACCGCCCGCTCCTCGGTCGGGAACGGGTGCGGTTCGGCGTAGGAGAGCACGCACGTCCCGACCGGGCGGCCCTGGGCGATCAGGGGGAGATAGGCCCAGGCCGCGAAGCCGTCGGGGGTCGCGAGCCGCGCCGGGTACAGGCGCTCCAGCTGCTCCTGCGACTCGAAGAAGGCGGGCACGCCCGTCCGCAGCACCTGCGTGCCGGGTGTCGACTCGGTCAGGGGCATCCCGTCGAACCGTTCCACCAGATGCGGGTCCCGGTATCCGCGGTGCCCGAGCACCTGCAGCCGGTTCGCCCGCGAGCCCAGCACGACCAGGGCCTGACTGCCCACGGCCGGGGCGATCTCGTCAGCGACCAGCTGCACCACGTCCTGCACCCCCACCGCCTCGGTGAGCGCCCCGGCCAGGTCCAGCACCTGCGAGATGGTGACGAGCCGGGAGGGCGCCCCGTCGGGCGGCGGTGCGGTCCGGTTCATCCGCGACACGGCCCTGGACCTGGTGATGCGCACGCTCAGACCCGTCGTGCTCGGGTACAGCCGGAACGACAGCCACTCGCCGGGCGGGCGCAGCGCCACGAACGACGTGACCTGCTGACTGAGCAGCGCGGCCCGGTAACGGTCCTCGTACACCGGGTCGTTGAGCCAGGGCACCGACGCCCACAGCTGGGTGCCCAGCAGCCGGCTCACCGGGACGTTCAGCAGCTCGGCCGCCGCCGCGTTCACGAAGCCGATGCGCCCGTGCAGGTCCAGCGAGAGCAGCCCGTACGGCAGCCGGCTCACCATCCGGGCCGCCTCGACCGTGCCGAGCGTGCCGGCCATGCCTCCCACGAGGGGCGCGGCGAGCAGATCGGTCTCGGGCTGCGGCGGGATGCTGTGCTCGGCGGCCCGCTCCAGCCGGACCGCCAGCCGATCACACGCCGCGGTCAGATGCTCGCGCTCGTGGTCGGACATCTCCTCCGGGTGCGCGCCCGGCCAGGTCACGAAGACCGCGCCGTAGACGGTGGCCTCGGTGGCGATCGGCACCGCTGCCAGAGCGAAGGGGTACGGCAGCACCACCGCGATCCGCGGATAGTGCCGGGCCATCTGCTCCTCGCCCCCGACCCACACCAGCCGCCGCTCGCGCGCCGCGTCGGAGACCGGGATCGGCGCGCTCAGGCCCACCCGCTCCCAGGGTGCCGCGAACGCCCGGGGCAGCCCGGCCATCACCGCCATCTCCAGCACCGGCTGATCCGGGGCCATCAGGTAGACCGCGCCGGAGTGGGCGTGCACCTCGTCCATCATCGAGGCCAGCGCCAGGGAGAGCAGGGGCCGGCCGACCGGCGTCCTGGCGGCTGCCGGTGCCTGAGCGAAGGACTGCCCGTCGGACACGCCGACCACCTCCTCGCACGGCCGCGCGACCGGGTCCAGGAACAAATCTCCCCCCTCACGGCCCGTCCCGCACGACGAGCGGCCCCGAGCCACGCCGGGTTACCGTCGGTCACCTGTGCTCCGGCCACTCGGGAGCGCGTGCCTACCCCGACCGCCCCGACCCATGCCCCCGCAGTCGAAGCGTGGCCGGGCGTACGGGCGCTGGGCGTGCGCCCCTGCGCACCCTGATGGCCGGTTCTCCGCGCCCACGCAGGGTCACGGTCGCGAACAATGGGGCACGCGCTCAATACGACGAGGGGGCGTACGGCGAGCGGAGGGGGTGGCAGTGATCCGGGTGCTTCTGGTGCACGACGAGTGTCTGGTGAGGTCGGTGCTGGCGGAGTGGCTGCGGCAGGAAGCCGACCTGTCGGTGCACGACACGTCGTGGCGCGGCGCGCCGGGCACGATGCGGTCGGTTCGGCCGGACGTGTGCGCGGCGGACCTGGAGTGCGCGGACTCCTACGGCATCCCTCCGCTGGGCGAGCTGTGCCGGCCCGGACCGGACCGGGCGCGCCCGCGATTACTCGTGCTCGCCACCGCGAACCGGCCGGGCCTGCTGAAGCGGGCGGCCGAGGCGGGGGCGCTCGGCTACGTCGACAAGGAGGGATCCCCGCAGAATCTGCTGCGCGGGATCCGTCGCGTCGCCGAGGGGGAACGTTTCGTCAACGACTCGCTGGGCTTCGGATTCCTCAAGGCGGCCGAGATGCCGCTGACCCGCAGAGAACTGAGCGTGTTATCCCTCGCGGCCGAGGGTGCCTCCATCGCGGAGATCGCCGGGAGCCTGCACCTGTCCCACGGGACGGTGCGCAACTACATGGCGGCCATCACCCGCAAGACCGGGGCCCGCAACCGCATCGACGCGATACGCATCTCGCAGGGCCAGGGCTGGCTCTGACCCCCGCCGGGCCGGTGCGGGGGCCCAGCTCCCGACGAGGTCCCGGTACAGCGCGCACGACCGCATCAGCTCCTCGTGGCTGCCGTACGCGGTGCTCCGGCCGTCCATCACCAGGACACGGCCGGCGCGGCGGGCCGAGCTGATGCGGTGGGCGACGACGACCAGGGTTCCGCCCGGCCGCGCGGCGAACGCCCGCTCCGCGCGCTCCTCCGTCTCGGGGTCCAGATGGCAGGTCGCCTCGTCCAGCAGGGCGAGCGGGGCGTACGACAGCCAGGCCCGGGCCAGGGCGACGAGCTGCCGTTCGCCGGCCGACAGCGCCGTCGGATCGACCCGTGCGCCGAGCCCGCCGAGCCGGCCGGCCAGCGGGGCGAGGCCGACCGCCTCGGCCGCGGCCAGCAGCTCCTCCTCGGGCACCGGGTCCGGGCGCAGGTACGCGAGGTTCTCGGCCAGGGTGCCGCCGAACACGTACGCCTCCTGCGGGATGAGCACCCGCCCGGCGGCGGCCTCCGGGCCCGGCACGGGGTGCCCGCCCACCCGGACGGTGCCGCGCGAGGGCGTGAGCAGCCCCGCCACGAGCGCGGTGAGCGTGGACTTGCCGGCGCCGCTGGGTCCCACGACGGCCAGGTGCGCGCCGTGCGGCAGGGCGAGGTCGAGGTCCTGGACGACGGGGGTGCTGGCGGGGCCGTAGGCGAAGGTGACGGAGGCGAGGGAGAGGGCGGGGGGTGTCTCTTCACCGGGTCCGTTGTGCGCGGGGCGGGTGAGGGGGAGGCCGCGGCCGGCCTGTGCGGGGGAGCCGCTCCCGTCCGGGCGGGGCGCGTCGGTGCGGCGTGTGGCGGCGCCGGCAGGGGCGGGCTCGTCGGCCGGCCGGGGCGCGCCGACAGCGTCGTCGGCGTCGTCGGTGGTGTTCGTGGGGCGGGTGCTCGGGTTCGGCTGAGGCGGGTTGCCGTCGACGCCGGTGGTGTTCGAGGCGCGGGCGTTCGCGCTTGCGTATGGCGGGTCGCCGCCGGTGTTCGTGGGGTGCGTGTTCGCGGCTCCGTGTGGCGTGGTGCCGTCGGCGGCGTGGGACTTCGTGATGCGGGGGCTCGGGGCCGTCCGAGGTGTGTCGGCGTCGGCGGTGTCCGTGGGGTGGGCCGCCGCGGCCGGGCGTGGTGGGTTGCCGTCGGCCTCGGACTTCGCGAGGTGGCTGCTCGGGGCCGTCCGAGGTGTGTGGGCGTCAGCCGTGTCGGGGCGGGTCAGCCTGCGCAGTACCACCGTCAGCCGGGAGCCGCTCGTGCCCAGGCCGTGGATCAGGTTGCGCAGGGCCGGGAGCAGGGACTGGGTGACGTAGGCGAGGGCGCCCACCAGGGCGCCGGCGGTGACGCCGTGGGACAGGAGCCAGGGGGCGGCGGCGAGCAGCAGGACGATCGGGAGCTGGCCGCCGATCGTCAGGGACACCACGCGCAGCACGCCCCAGTGGGCCAGGGCGCGCGCCGCCCGCAGTTCGGTCTCGACCCGTTCCCCGGTGTCGGCGGCGATGTGTGCCTCCGCGCCCGCCGCGGTGATGTCCCGCAGGCCCGGGCAGACGGTGCCGAGGTCACCGGCGAGGGCCTCGTCGGCGAGCAGGAAGGTCTCCTGCCGCCGGGCGAGCGGCCGCAGCGTCGCGGCGAACAGCGCCACGCCGACGGCCAGGGGCGGTCCCACGACCAGCAGGAGCGGCGGGGCGAGGGCGAACAGGCCCGCCAGGGCACCGACGGCGGTGACCACGAAGGAGCGGGAGACCATGACCAGTCCGGCGAAGGTGTCCCGGGCGATCTCCACCTGCTGGGTGAGCCCGGACAGGCAACCCGCGTCACCGGTCCGCACCCCGCGCGCGACCACGCGCTCCACGAGCCGGTCCCGGAGCGGTTCGACCAGTGCGGCGACGGCGGCGTAGACGCGGGCGGTCCCGTACGCGCCGAGCAGGACACCGATCCCGGTCACCGCCAGCCAGAGCAGCCCGACATCAGCCCGCCCGCGCAGGAAGCCGTCGTCCAGGGCGCGGGCGGGCCCGTACCCGATGAGGAAGGTCTGCCCGGTCTCCAGGACGGACCAGGCGGTGAGCCGCAGCAGGACCCGTCGGCGGGCCAGCAGGAAGCGCAGGCCCCGGGCGGGGAGGGCGTCGGTGGACCGGGCCGTCACGGAGCCGTCCCGTCCCCGGCAGCCGCCGCGGGCCGCATCCGTCCGCTCATGCCGTCATGTCCCTCTCCGTCCCTGTCCTGGGTGTCCGAAACCGGTGGCACGTCGCTGCCGCCCGGGTCCGCGGGCCCGGCCCCCTCCCCGAACACCGCCCGGTACTCCGCGAGCCGCCACAGCTCCTCGTGCCGCCCCACCGCCCGCACCTGCCCCCCGTCCAGCCACGCCACGGCATCGGCGCACGCGGCCGTAGCGCCGCGGTGGGCGACCAGCAGCCGGGTGGTGCCCGGGCCGTCGCCGAACAGGGCGTCGGTGATGTGCCGTTCGGTCACCGTGTCGAGGCTGGAGAGGGCGTCGTCGAGGATCAGCAGGCGGCCGCCGTGCGCGAACGCCCGGGCGAGGCCCAGCCGTTGGGACTCGCCGCCGGAGCGCGGGGCGTCGGCGACGGCCGTGTCGTAGCCGTTCGGGAGGCGGCGGACGAAGTCGTGCGCGAGGGCCGTGCGGGCCGCCTCGCGGATCCGGCCGGGGGAGGGGGAGG
It encodes the following:
- a CDS encoding NHLP bacteriocin export ABC transporter permease/ATPase subunit — its product is MTAVHEGHDGDLVLGAFGQMGSRIDCAGFNRLDLEGPQVLWLVASGAVDLFAVDAGQQGHWHHLGRLEAGSLVLGPVPGPQHTLVARPLRDCVVHRIGLRELYQPAHTATWSYDEYGNPQYVPPTTSPLEYALALGVGRSLSILFQAPMATERAAAPTDDDVFWMQVPPGSVQYGSLYGAEAAADLLMDPALWQSVVDQQYRLLTTLDRWIEQLERTHETRTAEGIKAGEAVRVQADQTLLASIGKRSSKRTTAADADATYAACKLVGQAAGIRITEPTRKGTGGDRLDPVEQIALASRVRARAVRLDGRWWRDNVGPLVGQRALSGAPVALLWRRGGYVAVHPSTGRETPVEKANADEFEPRAVMFYRPLPEQGLSPLRLLRFCMQGMRGDLTGLLLSGLVTVAIGALVPIATGKVLGEFVPKAQTDLIVQVCLAVLLSSVVAAAFMLLQNLTILRIEGRIEATLQPAVWDRLLRLPTRFFTERSTGELASAAMGISSIRRLLAGVGPTVAQSVTVGAMNLGLLLWYSVPMAMAAIGMLVVIAAVFLGLGLWQVRWQRRLVVLSNKLNNQAFQTLRGLPKLRVAAAENYAYAAWASEFARSRELQQKVGRIKNLTTVLGSVYLPLCTLLMFMLLAGPARGSMSAAAFLTFNTSVTMVLTSVTQLTGAFVSAVAALPLFEEIKPVLDATPEVRTASTRPGPLTGAIEARRVSFRYADDGPLVLDDVSFEVRPGEFVAVVGPSGCGKSTLLRLLIGFDRPASGSVLYDGQDLAALDQSAVRRQCGVVLQHAQPFTGSILDVICGTEPYTPEEAMAAAEMAGLAEDIKRMPMGLHTIVAGSGAVSGGQRQRLMIAQALIRRPRILFFDEATSALDNETQRTVIESTKALNATRVVIAHRLSTVMDADRVVVMEGGKVIQQGPPAQLLADTNGRLHELVRRQMA
- a CDS encoding NHLP family bacteriocin export ABC transporter peptidase/permease/ATPase subunit gives rise to the protein MSATAQEPRSRRRAAPPKRKVPKARAKTVRTPTVLQMEAVECGAASLAMVLGHYGKHVPLEELRIACGVSRDGSRASNLLKAARSYGLTAKGMQMDLAALAEVTSPAILFWEFNHYVVYDGMGRRFGRRGVYINDPGKGRRFIPMEDFDGSFTGVVLVMEPGEDFARGGRKPGVLGAMPARLRGTAGTMPAAVLASLLLVAVGAAVPALSRTYIDEFLIGNQTSLLGVLFPSMGACVLLTVVLTWLQQANLLRGRIISSTLSSARFLRHLLRLPVTFFSQRSPADLVQRLQSNDAVSETLSRDLAAAGVDAVVVVLYAVLLYTYDPQLTFVGIGVALLNIVAMRVVIRLRATRTAKLRADSARLTNTAYTGLQLIETMKATGGEDGYFRKWAGQHATTLEEQQRLGVPSAWLGVVAPTLATVNSALLLWIGGMRAVEGHISVGLLVAFQALVARFTAPLTRLNGVAGRIQDFAADVARLKDVENFKADPLYGRPGGSESTRRLQGHVELENITFGYSPLDKPLLTGFDLTVGPGQQVALVGGSGSGKSTVSRMISGLYAPWEGVIRIDGQRIEDIPRGALAASVSFVDQDVFLFEGTVRDNVALWDPSIPDDAVEDALRDAALYDVITRRPGGIHSKVEQDGRNFSGGQRQRLEIARALVRRPSILVLDEVTSALDAETEQVVMDNLRRRGCACVVIAHRLSTVRDSDEIVVLQHGTVVERGRHEDLVARGGAYAALVRER
- a CDS encoding HlyD family efflux transporter periplasmic adaptor subunit; this encodes MQFRQQALAKLQSPEELDLPVRFARPQGWLVLSVTVVAMAAASVWAVTGSVTSTVSAPAIITHGQGSYVLQSPVAGQVTAVLAKQGEQLPADSPVLKVRTGNGETVVRTLDAGRVSALAATVGQIIRTGANVAAVEKVAHTNDPLYATVYVPAENAASIPDDAAVDLTVQSVPTQEYGVLRGHVKSVDRSAQSPQQIAAFLGDSQLGEQFTKKGRPVAVTVRLDKSSATKSGYKWSSADGPPYKLASMTPASGSIRLSDQRPVDWLLP